From the Hemicordylus capensis ecotype Gifberg chromosome 1, rHemCap1.1.pri, whole genome shotgun sequence genome, the window agtggtgggtggggggaatccagaAATGTAAGAGGAAGTATATTGATATGTGGGCATTGGGAGAAATGTAGACGTTTGATTGTTGGATATTTGAAGATGGAGGCTGATATATCGTGCAAGGCAACATGGGTGGCTTGAACACTGCCCAGACCCCTGTGCATATGGAAGCACTTCCAATGGGATTGTATTGCTGAGCAGCAGTTCTCTGTGGTAAGTGAGTAACTTACCACAGAGAACTGCTGCTCAGCAATGCAGTGTGACTGCCCATAGAACATAGTTCATGCAGTTGTGACTGCCCATAGTATATGCACAGTTGAAATATTAAGTGGAAGAGAGAACTTTTGATTGGATGAGTCAATTGTAAcatacagaggctgttctcacacacagccaagaccAGCCAAGACCGAGGGAACCACAAGTtctgcacatgagaaccgctggCAGCCACGCGGCTACTGGCGGCACCTCAGCGGCAATCCCACCAAAGAGGCCTGCCTGTTAGCTaaagttaagggcatgagcatacccttaacctgggctaaatgCTCATGCATTGGCACTGCATAGCGCCAACACAGGAGCAGCTTCCTGGCCAACATTGGGGGGGCGGGAGGcaaaatgcaccgcacactcatgcagtgcattatgggatttctgggggccatgaTAATATATCTtggcccctgaccctccatgctgctgggggCATCCAGTGTTCATCTGAGTGCATGATCCACACGTCCAGCACAGACCCAACAAtcatcggtggggggggggggtaagtccTAGCCGCCTTTCTTCCTGCATGCCCAGTAGCCCTTCTCattaattgtgagaaagggcccacAGTATGCATTGCTACAAATGGGATCCAATTTTTTTTGTTCATATCTATTTGCATTATAGAATTAATGTCCAGCATTATGTAATGTCTTACTTTCTGAACATGTAAAAAAGTTTACATGGtagcagtttggggggggggacttaaatTGTGTACCTGAACCAAATTAGGGAAATATAACACATTGCTACAGTTCGATGTACTGTATAACTCTAACAGCAGATTATTGTGCATGACTTTACAATGCATACTGTGAATGCAGGTAGACTCTGAATTGGTATTGGGGACAGAGCCTCCTTTAGCCTCAGAAAGCAGAGACGCCATAGTTGGGATGAGCTTAGTCATCTCCCCACATGGTGTCCTTCCCCCCCACATCATATCTCCCTTTTCTAAGCCTTAGCTCCTAATTTTTCAAAAGCTGGATATTGCAAAATAACACCTCCTAACCAAGTTAGGGAAATGCcacaaatacataataaaatcaCCCAGAACTATACCAGTCTCATCTTTGCTATAAGTTCTATGGTTCTCTTGGGGTAACAGCTCCTGCATATTTCTCCACCAGCTTGGTTTCCAGTAGTACAGCAAGATCTAATCTACTGAAGCACAAAAAATATTgaccgacatccagactaatgttgcaagTGCCAAATAATATTCCACACAGACAATGGGGgaaggtgatttttgctgattccccaccttcccactgcagccctctgtgcctcccaaaattaCATCCCTAAGGGTCCAACAATATCATTTTTTGGGAGCCACGGAGGGCTGCCGAGGGAAGTGAGGATCAGCAAAATCTCCCTTCTCCATTGAAACTTTCATCCATATACATTGTTAGGCTGGATGGTGACCATTGTTCTGAAAGCTTTTGCTTTGACCATTCTCTTTCTGTTAATTAGGGTGTAGACGAGGGGCCGCAAGGATTGAAACTCATATCAGACATAATTCGAGAGAAACTGAAGATAGAAGTCAATGTACTCATGGGAGCCAACATAGCGAATGAAGTGGCAGATGAGAAATTTTGTGAAACGACCATTGGTAACTATATGATAAACATTATAATGCCCACAAAACAGCCTTCCAAAGTTATCCGTCACTTACCTAGAATGGATTCagacagctacacacacacacacacctccacccATTTTCATTATGTGTGACAATTTGGCTAATATCTGTGCACCTCCATCTGCATTGAGTCTTTAGACACATTTCTTGGTGTGAGAATAATTAATCCACTCTTTGTGTGCTGTTGTCAGATTCTGTACATTATAGGATATTGCAGCTCAGAGATTCTTGGGTTGCCGGTTTTCTTGGAAAATGGGAATGTTTGTGGCATTTAACCTTAGTCACAGCAATCAAAACAGGATAATCTGTGAGGATCCCTCTCTACAAACAGATTGCTGGACTGTGAGtccattatttatgtatttattaatccACTGTGGCACCCAAGGTGCACATGGTTTCCCTATGCTCTTTTCATGcaccccacaacaaccctgtgatgtagattaggctgagagacagtagATTAGTCCACACTGTCATCAGTTGAGTAGGACAAGTCTACTACCCACTCTtggaagctgtgcatgctcctgttttgtgattgtatgtgagtaaaaagcaaggtaggcggCAGGGGAAGTGATTTGGTGTGAGGCTCCCATTGGGAAGGAGGGCTCCattctacccagcagctgtacccagctgtttaatgaggtaggagggaaagccgtTCACCTCAGTGCCAACTTCACTTACACACGATCACAAGACGAGAACACACAAAGCTCCTAAGcatgggtaggacacttgtcctacccatttAATAATTATGTGAACTGGCTTAGatgactggctcaaggtcaccccgtgagcttcatggctgagtgggaatttgtttaatttatataccacccaactgACCCTTGGGGAGGTTTAGAAAGCCAAACATACCATATtaagttaaaaacaataatacaattttcttttttaaaaacccaatacaataaaagcagccaGTAAAGCTGACAGCGAGTCAGCAGAAACTAATATACACAACAGGTTAAATGCCTGATGGGACAAGAAGGCTTCAGCAGTGGCTTTCATAATGAGCCAAGGGGCTGCTAAATGAGATGCAGCTGCCTGTCTCTCCCCCATTCCTCCCTGCCCTGATGTTAATGAGAGCTGCcttggaaagacccctgcttgacATCTGCACCCAGATCTTCACCGTCCTAGTCCAGGTATTGATCTGAACCCACAGTCCTAGTCCAGGGCATAAATCGCTATGCCCTACTGGCCATTAGCATAGTGAGGTTAGAAATGATCTTTTCATTCAATCCATTTCACTGCAGCTCAAATTAAACATGAAGTTATTGGTACCTTTCtcctaacttttttaaaaaagctaaaggGAGCCTTTGAAGGCTGCCAGTTTAAGGAGAGATTTGGCAAAGGGAGGAGtggctttttcctttttccttcctgCAGATTTGCCACAAAGTGGACAGCCATATATTTTCTGCTGTAGGAGAAAATAAGCTTATTATGGGGGCAGTTGTGAATGAAAACATGGACAAAAGGTTAAGTAGTCCTTTGATCCcactatttttctatgtaaactttttAGTATGCCAGGTTTGGACCTTAATCCCTCATAACATTAGGGGTCAGggcagggtgtagctataattgagcagattgAACCCATCTTTGAACCcagagcccccagctcctgagggccccccagcgccacccctccctattttcttcatgatctcccttactctgaggggcccctggggagatgggtgaacacgggccccctctctcctagctacgcctctgttAGGGGCTGTTCTGTTTTGTTACTTAAAAAATTGCAACTTGCGTTTCCATCTGGAAGAACTACCTAAGTGCTTAACAATATCTAAACAATGTTTAAATTAGTTATACTGTAAAACCATTACCAAAAAACGACAGACCAACTAACTTAAGTAACTCCACAAGTGTTAGATACTTGTACAGGATCTGGTGCCAGCTAacaatgtttgtttttttgtttccaTATTGCCCTGTCATATAGATCACCTTTATTTGATGCTTGCTTGGTCAGCTCACTAAAGACTGCTTCCAATCTTATTCTATTGCATGTGTATCTTAAGAAGTATGTGCATGTCATGTAAGAAGGGCTACTCTGTCGATTGCAGAGCAAAACCTCATGCTCTTCTCACTAACTTTTGGGATGTTGTTGAATATGAGCCTTCTCAGTGAAAGAGATGCACATGTAATGCTTAGTTTCTGCATAATACTTGCATACATCTGGCCATAGATGCAGACATCTGTGTCTAAAAAGAAATCATGTTGGAAACAGCTTCCACCATATATCTGAATCCTAATCTATTGTGCTTCTTTCCACAGGCTCCAAAAACGCCAAGAGTGGGAAGATCTTTAAAGAATTAATGCAAACCCCAAATTTCAGAGTTACTGTGGTGGATGACTGTGACACTGTGGAAATCTGTGGAGCCTTAAAAGTTAGTAATGACAAATCAAATAGTGTTCAGACAGTTGCCGTTTTGCAGTCCTTTGTGGCTGACTAATAGCACAAccttatacatgtttactcagaattaagtttcactgtgttcagtggggcttattcccaggtaagtgtgtgcaggactgcaaCTACTAAAATGCTGCATAGAACACTTGCAGCGTTCATTAGCGTTGCTTGACTATAATCTGTAAAATGGGAGAACTGTATTTGTGTATACAGTACATTAAAACAGCTGTGCTAAGTAAAATGGCTTTTAGGCACCAGTGGTTTCAGTTGGAGATGGTTCTAATATTATCAGGGGGTATTAAATTGCTGCTGCTAAATAAGTAACTTAACATGGATGATTAGCCATTACAAAAGCTCCTTTTCTGTATGGTACTCTCGTTGACTGGGTACAATCCTTATGAGATTTTTCCTGACTTTGAGATAGGCAGTTGCAAAAGAAGTCCTATGATCAAAACAAAGGATATTTCTCCCCTACATGTGTGAGGCTTCAAACAGATACCTTCAGAAAACTTTCTGGACTCAATGTAAATTAAGTGATGGCTTCACTAAAGCTGGAGACAGATGATACTAGCATTGAAGGTGGTCAAATAGGGCTATCACTGTACACCCTATTGCCCCACTATGATCTCTGTTGGAACTGATTTTGCAAGTTTCTGATAGAAGAAAATGTGCACACTATGAGCAACAATGGCTCTATCATACCACCTTCAACTGTCTACCTTCAGCCTAGGGGCCAGTTCAGAGATACATTTCCTTTACTCCCTAGCAGTTTTTTCTTTGAAATGTTCCAAAGTAAGAGGTCCTGTGGAGCAATGTAATGTGTGATCCATCAATACAAACATACTCTCAGGAGCATACTCTGAgttacagggctgtccttagggtggggtgaccGGGGCAGTTGCCCTGAGCCCCGCACAGGCCCCGGTCTGGGCACACTGCAATgcagcctgctctcctctctcccccagtcccagccacttatctttccccgcagCCCATCTGGAGcccatcttttgtgtctgtgtgcagcttgaaaggctcccaggcaagctgctagagctccttctctccccacctctccgctgttcggcgggtgggcagggcttccagagaggcctccatgcagtcctccctgaagcctgaagttcAGAaaacaagcaagcaggcaggcagagagtcccagccctggctgcccttgcccactagaactctctgcagaccctctgcccaacCCAGCCCCACCCAGCCTTTGTAATAGAGATATGATgcgatttcctttttgtggttatccccccaccccttgaatatttagggacgggcttgccatagggctttggcattGAGCAAAGATGTTGGGCGGGttaggaggaatatgtatatttaaatagaagcagattggacaaattgttggtttttaatttttttaatttttaaatttaaatttaaatttttaaaatgtttttctttaatttaaaaaacccaattcaaaaagtcctataagtggcttgcttcatggcagaaaattacaaaaatgtctggaactgaagcccccccttagaccatcattccaccctcatATTCCaccttccatcttatttgtttgttatttctctgtgtaaactgccctgagccatttttggaagggcagtatagaaattgaattattattattattattattattattattattattattaggaagaatctgccctttgctttcataaaaagggtaaaacacccccctttctgccccagcctttagatcacctgtcctggaatgacttgacatagggctttggtattgagcagagatatagggcagggtgggaggaatatgtatatttaaattgaagtggatcgaacaaatttttggttgttttttaattaatttttaaaactcatccaaaaagtcctataagtggcttgtttcatgatggaaaattacaaaaacttctggaacaagcaATATAtaatttatgtttgtttgtttgtttgtttatgcatgCACTATGTtaaagttgatttgcaacccagaaggtttgagaactgtgaagcatgtgttgtgctttttaatttttatttctttagaaatgcattatatgtccaagctggttggacatgtccaaaacccTCACTCACACGATTTACACTGtgtgtcatcagtcagtatgattctgtaatgatatgaaatgttaaggaggccctgcacatgctgatttgcccccagccccacgcaccgctagggatggccctgctgaGTTAGGAGAAGCACTTCTGAGGACCGCATTAGTCCTTTGCTCATTGTTTCTCTGCGTAGCAATAGATCTAATTGCTATGCAATTAGTATACTTGGGGGCATGCTGGAGCAATTATGTAAAGAAATGCAGCTGGTCAGAAGCATGtgtgaatggtcccttttgctaaacaaAGTGATCtttggttgaggcagtggccagaggtgccttttatcagcttcggttgatatgccagctgcgtccatttcttgagataaatgacctcagaacagtagtatatctgctggtcacctccagacttgactactgcaatgcgctctatgtggggctgcctttgtacgcagtccggaaactgcagttagtccagaatgcggcagccaggttggtctctgggtcatctcggagagaccatttttctcctatcttaaaagatctacactggctgccgataggtttccgggcagagtacaaggtttttgttataacctataaatccctaaacagcttgggccctgggtatttaagagaacatcttctttgctatgaaccgcaccaccgcccactgaaatcatcaggaaaggtttgtctgcagttgccactggctcatctggtggctactcaaggatgggccttctctgttgctgcctcgaggctttggaacacgcttcatgctgaaataagagcctccccatctcttacaacttttaaaaagggagtcaagacacatttgttcacacaggcttttaattagatattgttttaattgtttgatttttaatagttttaaccttttaaattttaaattgttgtaatgttttgacctttgtatttgttgtttttatagttttgttgtaaaacgcccagagacttgcgttttgggcagtatgcaaatatgttaaataaatacataaataaataataaatcttaaGGTTGGTTGTTTCTGCAATCTAAAATTATTAAGCACTTACAATCAGCATGGGCTATCTGATGACTTTATCTCAtatgcgctcgctctctctctctctctctctctctctctctctctctctctctctgtctaacTGGATGCAGAACATCGTGGCAGTAGGAGCTGGGTTTTGTGATGGCTTGAGCTGTGGTGACAACACCAAGGCAGCTGTGATTCGTCTGGGACTCATGGAAATGATTGACTTTGCCAAACTCTTCTGTAAGGGCCCTGTATCAATCAATACATTTCTAGAAAGTTGTGGGGTTGCTGATCTGATCACCACATGCTATGGTGGACGCAACAGGAAGGTGGCTGAAGCCTTTGCACGCGGCGGAAAAGTAAGACCCCATTTCTTTTCACGATTCAAATCCTTGTAACGTTTATAATACTGCAATGGGGAAAATCTGGATGAAGTGAAACCATTGGTGATGACTGACCAGCCCCGCTTGGTAATGGCCAATGTTGCAGTGATGCCAGTGTTAGGACAGAACTGCATGTTACTGTTCTCCCTGCAACAGACAAGCTCAGGGGCAGTATAATGCTCAGCTATAAAGAAAGCCAACCAAAGGGATATTTGCAAAGAAAATTGACtagagcgggggagggggggtcctcTATCCTCACTGAGCCTACCTTGCAAATGCTTCTCCTTTTGtcctacatcaggcctgctcaacttcagccctcctgcagatgttggcctacaactcccataatccctggttattggccactatggctggggattattggagttgtagtccaaaaacagctggggggccaaagttgagcctaTTCTACATTCATGTTACCCAGTAAGCATGTAGCTGAAGGCATAGAGCTGCCCCACttacatatgctttgcatgctaGGTTCAATCCATTTAAAAGACTTTTGG encodes:
- the LOC128323720 gene encoding glycerol-3-phosphate dehydrogenase 1-like protein isoform X2, which gives rise to MFDPTVKLWVFEEVINGRKLTEIINKDHENVKYLPGHKIPNNVVAVADPAESAKEADLLIFVIPHQFVPKICEQLAGHIKPGAIGITLIKGVDEGPQGLKLISDIIREKLKIEVNVLMGANIANEVADEKFCETTIGSKNAKSGKIFKELMQTPNFRVTVVDDCDTVEICGALKNIVAVGAGFCDGLSCGDNTKAAVIRLGLMEMIDFAKLFCKGPVSINTFLESCGVADLITTCYGGRNRKVAEAFARGGKSIEQLEKEMLNGQKLQGPQTAAEVYKILKQKNMIDKFPLFASVYMICYEGKAVKEFITCLQNHPQHN